The Acanthochromis polyacanthus isolate Apoly-LR-REF ecotype Palm Island chromosome 2, KAUST_Apoly_ChrSc, whole genome shotgun sequence genome contains a region encoding:
- the LOC127531984 gene encoding E3 SUMO-protein ligase ZBED1-like has translation MKVLYTSILCVSSEKSPTCGQILPILHKLQAHLTVKEGDTVFVSNLKKQVWANLSKRYQNDEIRHFLQVATALDPRFKHKLNDDDTAWDQIQRRLIEQSTEEDFGADGDTMQSEKRPEKEAEEENEEEKESQPPPCKLSRKTPLEEVFAEEEAQNIVSQQSTMSIKKRVEKELQIYKEIPPTIMSEDPAAWWWNQQKTYPLLSDLAFSYLCVQASSTPSECVFSTAGDTICPERSRILPEKADMIIFLNRNCF, from the exons ATGAAAGTTCTCTACACGTCAATACTCTGCGTGTCTTCAGAAAAGAGCCCCACATGTGGACAGATACTACCCATTCTCCACAAGCTCCAGGCACATCTCACTGTCAAAGAAGGAGACACAGTGTTTGTATCCAACCTTAAAAAACAGGTTTGGGCAAACCTATCTAAGCGCTACCAG AATGATGAGATCAGGCACTTTCTTCAAGTGGCCACTGCGTTGGATCCGCGCTTTAAACATAAGTTGAATGACGACGACACCGCCTGGGACCAGATCCAGAGGAGGCTGATTGAACAG TCAACAGAGGAAGACTTTGGAGCTGATGGGGACACAATGCAATCAGAGAAAAGGCCTGAGaaagaggcagaggaggagaatgaggaagagaaggagagt caacCACCTCCCTGCAAGTTGTCCAGGAAGACTCCACTGGAGGAAGTGTTTGCTGAGGAAGAGGCACAGAACATAGTTTCACAGCAGAGCACCATGTCCATCAAGAAACGTGTGGAGAAAGAGCTGCAGATATACAAGGAAATTCCACCAACCATTATGTCTGAGGACCCTGCTGCATGGTGGTGGAACCAACAAAAGACTTATCCTTTGCTGTCAGATCTCGCTTTCTCATATTTATGTGTTCAAGCTTCTTCTACACCCAGTGAATGTGTGTTCTCTACTGCAGGAGACACTATCTGTCCAGAACGCTCACGCATACTGCCTGAGAAGGCAGACATGATCATTTTCCTCAACAGGAACTGTTTCTGA